A single window of Methylacidimicrobium sp. AP8 DNA harbors:
- a CDS encoding DUF6607 family protein: MGCSASALGWLLLLGTLAPEPGAAEPPPPAASASEDASFAADRRAILSMAGKWRVVYRFEEILSWRPGYRLRPPYTIRGWEAVCVLEDKGGHIGLQHLLVGAKGEVVKHWRQDWDYQRSSFWEYAGRGRWRFFAVDPKEVAGCWTQTVWNVDDAPRYAGYGRWRHEEGVSEWVSRPLRRPLPQRELGRRRDYDWLRSVMHQIVFGDGWILEEENDKVSGSGGRETMLAREIGVISYRKGGGADFRAAERYLEKTGPFWGAVRAAWDRILEENREVGYKGKEDARELAESLRAAAARFDPARESREQAESEILGCIREHCFLLPKEKSESTPP; the protein is encoded by the coding sequence GTGGGCTGTTCTGCTTCGGCTCTCGGCTGGCTTCTTCTCCTCGGAACTCTCGCGCCGGAACCGGGCGCCGCGGAACCGCCTCCTCCCGCGGCCTCGGCATCCGAAGACGCGTCGTTTGCCGCGGATCGCCGGGCCATTCTCTCGATGGCCGGCAAATGGCGGGTCGTCTACCGGTTCGAGGAAATCCTCTCTTGGCGACCCGGCTATCGCCTCCGTCCTCCCTACACGATCCGGGGATGGGAAGCGGTGTGCGTCCTCGAGGATAAGGGCGGGCATATCGGCCTCCAGCACCTGCTGGTGGGTGCAAAGGGAGAGGTGGTCAAGCACTGGCGGCAGGATTGGGACTACCAGAGGAGTTCCTTCTGGGAGTATGCCGGGCGGGGGAGATGGCGTTTTTTCGCGGTCGACCCCAAGGAGGTCGCCGGATGCTGGACCCAGACGGTCTGGAACGTCGATGACGCTCCGCGGTACGCGGGGTACGGGCGGTGGCGCCATGAAGAAGGGGTTTCGGAATGGGTCTCCCGCCCTTTGCGGCGTCCGCTGCCCCAGCGCGAGCTGGGCCGGAGAAGGGATTACGATTGGCTCCGGTCGGTGATGCATCAGATCGTCTTCGGGGACGGTTGGATCCTGGAAGAGGAGAACGACAAGGTGAGCGGGAGCGGAGGCCGGGAAACGATGCTCGCGCGGGAGATCGGGGTGATTTCCTACCGCAAGGGAGGCGGAGCCGACTTTCGGGCCGCCGAGCGGTACCTCGAAAAGACCGGTCCGTTTTGGGGGGCGGTCCGTGCCGCTTGGGACCGGATTCTCGAGGAGAACCGGGAGGTCGGCTACAAGGGAAAGGAGGACGCCAGGGAGCTGGCGGAAAGCCTCCGCGCGGCAGCGGCTCGGTTCGATCCGGCCCGGGAAAGCCGGGAGCAGGCCGAAAGCGAAATCCTCGGGTGCATCCGGGAGCACTGCTTCCTCCTGCCCAAGGAGAAATCCGAATCGACCCCCCCCTAA
- a CDS encoding circularly permuted type 2 ATP-grasp protein, with protein sequence MQPPEARAGQDETLDAHGRLRDVWRPVMAAVHRLGPEELARRATALNRMTGLAGPFGDAPRLIYDPLPVLLTAGEFAELEGAIRQRARLLGAVLEDLYGPQRLLRERWIPPALVLGDRRFLRGLHTSAPLAYPRLALYAADLIRTPDGSFRLLREHAGAISGLGHALSLRRLAAATLPEIFPAGGLRSLRPAREMLVDRLYRGAEGRLVAVLSASTASSRPSPAAVDEALLARSLGLLRIGPSDIATRKGALHMKTLSGLLPIATLIRGISGIDLDPLEQTGRLALGVPGAFGALRAGVLSMWNAPGTALVEAAELLPFLDRLCEPLLGEDPLLRRATEEDRALASRAAFAGGPQLVSLPIAFRFFAWNDGEQWRVLPGGLGLPLEASASDSPSFGCKDIWVLEPEEEEDYRIVGPPPVEPPNLGFFLAAAHLPSRLADNLFWLGRSVERLEAACRLLMLALPRLESGTSLPRDIAERTLLIHCLARAGLISSEIAGGTVSGRLLRQTLARGQRIGGLVAEVDRLVDASSERLSPSMLATVRFALRQATESLPKEEMALPVLLSFTATFAGIAAENMSRDGGWLFLEIGRRLERGVTMAESFAILLDAPPERLEPGMALSIELADSVLSYDLRYAGILSPGPVLSMVLADLFNPRSLAFQCAALRACLERLAAEDEAESAYRLQREVTNLVGAASNLGEPLREVAAKLRLLSDRMHRRFFALLPEPRSLEEDEVANSAP encoded by the coding sequence ATGCAGCCACCGGAGGCACGAGCAGGACAGGACGAGACGCTCGATGCCCACGGGCGCCTTCGCGACGTGTGGAGGCCGGTGATGGCGGCAGTCCACCGGCTGGGGCCGGAGGAGCTCGCTCGGCGCGCTACGGCACTCAACCGGATGACCGGCCTGGCGGGACCGTTCGGCGATGCGCCGCGCCTCATTTATGACCCGCTGCCGGTTCTGCTGACCGCCGGCGAGTTTGCCGAACTGGAGGGCGCGATCCGGCAGCGCGCCCGCTTGCTGGGCGCGGTGTTGGAAGACCTCTACGGCCCCCAGAGGTTGCTTCGAGAGCGGTGGATCCCTCCCGCGCTTGTGCTCGGAGACCGCCGTTTCTTGCGCGGCCTCCACACTTCGGCCCCGTTGGCCTACCCGCGCCTGGCGCTCTACGCCGCCGACCTGATCCGCACCCCGGATGGATCCTTCCGGCTGCTCCGTGAGCATGCCGGCGCGATTTCCGGTCTGGGCCACGCGCTGAGCCTCCGCCGCTTGGCCGCCGCCACCCTTCCGGAGATCTTTCCCGCCGGCGGCTTGCGTTCTTTGCGCCCGGCACGCGAGATGCTGGTCGACCGGCTCTACCGAGGAGCCGAAGGAAGGCTCGTGGCGGTCCTTTCGGCCAGCACCGCTTCCTCCCGCCCGAGCCCGGCAGCGGTCGACGAGGCCCTGCTCGCCCGCTCCCTCGGTCTGCTGCGGATCGGGCCCAGCGACATCGCCACGCGCAAGGGCGCCTTGCACATGAAGACGCTAAGCGGCCTCCTTCCGATCGCAACCTTGATCCGCGGGATCTCCGGCATCGACCTCGATCCGCTGGAGCAGACCGGCCGCCTGGCCCTGGGCGTTCCCGGCGCCTTCGGCGCGCTGCGCGCCGGAGTCCTCTCCATGTGGAACGCCCCCGGGACGGCCCTGGTGGAGGCGGCCGAACTCCTCCCCTTCCTCGACCGGCTCTGCGAGCCGTTGCTGGGCGAGGATCCGCTGCTCCGGCGGGCCACCGAAGAGGATCGGGCGCTGGCTTCCCGAGCGGCCTTCGCAGGCGGCCCGCAGCTCGTTTCGCTTCCGATCGCCTTTCGGTTCTTCGCTTGGAATGACGGAGAGCAATGGCGGGTGTTGCCCGGCGGGCTCGGCCTGCCGCTCGAGGCTTCCGCAAGCGATTCTCCGTCCTTCGGCTGCAAGGACATCTGGGTGCTCGAACCGGAGGAGGAGGAGGATTACCGCATCGTCGGTCCCCCTCCGGTGGAACCGCCGAACCTCGGCTTCTTCCTAGCGGCCGCTCACCTCCCCTCGCGGTTGGCCGACAATCTCTTCTGGCTCGGACGTTCGGTCGAGCGGCTGGAGGCCGCCTGCCGGCTGCTGATGCTCGCTCTGCCCCGGCTCGAATCGGGCACCTCGCTGCCGCGCGATATCGCCGAGCGCACCCTCCTCATCCATTGTCTGGCCCGGGCCGGGCTCATATCCTCGGAGATCGCCGGCGGCACCGTCTCCGGCCGCCTGCTGCGGCAGACCTTGGCGCGCGGCCAGCGGATCGGCGGACTGGTCGCGGAGGTCGACCGGCTGGTCGATGCCTCCTCCGAGCGGCTTTCGCCCTCGATGCTGGCGACGGTCCGCTTCGCCCTCCGCCAGGCGACCGAGAGCCTCCCCAAGGAGGAGATGGCGCTCCCCGTGCTGTTGAGCTTCACCGCCACCTTCGCGGGCATCGCGGCGGAGAACATGTCCCGAGACGGCGGCTGGCTCTTTCTAGAAATAGGTCGCCGGCTCGAGCGGGGAGTAACCATGGCCGAGAGCTTCGCCATCCTGCTCGACGCGCCGCCCGAGCGGCTCGAGCCGGGCATGGCGCTCAGCATCGAGCTTGCGGATTCGGTGCTTAGCTACGATCTGCGCTACGCGGGCATCCTCTCCCCCGGCCCTGTCCTCTCGATGGTCCTGGCCGACCTCTTCAACCCGCGGTCGCTCGCCTTCCAGTGCGCCGCGCTGCGCGCTTGCCTCGAGCGGTTGGCCGCCGAGGACGAAGCCGAGTCCGCCTACCGGCTGCAGCGCGAGGTCACCAACCTGGTCGGAGCCGCCTCGAATCTGGGGGAGCCTCTCCGGGAGGTCGCCGCCAAGCTCCGCCTCCTCTCCGATCGGATGCACCGGCGCTTCTTTGCCCTGCTCCCCGAGCCGCGCTCCCTGGAGGAAGACGAAGTGGCCAATTCCGCGCCATGA
- a CDS encoding transglutaminase family protein, with translation MTCYRLHHVTVYEYSEAVVLGTHFLHLLPRERPGQRVLAARLEISPAPDTRRDEIDHFGNLTTTVSITGEHREFRVAMSATVEVELPPLPATTPAWEEIAACGLDDVDLVEFCLPSPLAAPDGEIAAYAAASFPAGRPILEALLDLGGRLYADMSYVPGATGSATTASEAFAGRRGVCQDYAHLMIACLRALRLPARYVSGYLRTQPPPGQEKLRGADQSHAWVSAWAGPEAGWIDFDPTNRLLVRDEHVTLAWGRDFQDVSPLRGVIVGGGCHTVRVAVDLDPLPLPL, from the coding sequence ATGACGTGCTACCGGCTCCACCATGTGACCGTCTACGAGTACAGCGAAGCGGTGGTCCTGGGGACGCATTTCCTCCATCTCCTGCCGCGCGAACGACCTGGCCAGAGGGTCCTCGCCGCCCGGCTCGAGATCTCGCCGGCTCCCGACACCCGCCGGGACGAGATCGATCATTTCGGGAACTTGACCACTACGGTCTCGATTACCGGAGAGCACCGGGAGTTCCGGGTGGCGATGAGCGCCACGGTCGAAGTCGAGCTGCCGCCCCTTCCCGCCACGACCCCGGCCTGGGAGGAGATCGCCGCCTGCGGCTTGGACGATGTGGACCTAGTGGAGTTCTGCTTGCCCAGCCCGCTGGCCGCACCCGACGGGGAGATCGCAGCCTATGCCGCCGCCAGCTTTCCGGCGGGCCGACCGATCTTGGAGGCGCTCCTCGACCTGGGCGGGCGCCTCTACGCCGACATGAGCTATGTGCCCGGGGCCACCGGCAGCGCCACCACCGCTTCGGAGGCCTTCGCCGGCCGCCGGGGCGTCTGCCAGGATTACGCCCACCTCATGATCGCCTGCCTCCGCGCCCTCCGGCTGCCGGCGCGCTACGTCTCCGGCTACCTGCGCACCCAGCCGCCGCCCGGACAGGAGAAGCTTCGCGGGGCCGATCAGTCGCACGCGTGGGTTTCCGCATGGGCCGGACCGGAGGCGGGCTGGATCGACTTCGACCCGACCAACCGCCTCCTGGTCCGGGACGAGCATGTCACCCTCGCCTGGGGGCGCGACTTCCAGGACGTCTCTCCCCTGCGCGGCGTCATCGTGGGCGGCGGCTGCCACACGGTGCGGGTCGCCGTCGACCTCGATCCGCTGCCGCTCCCTCTTTAA
- a CDS encoding VOC family protein, whose product MESAESPLLSQINLIVREMDASIAFYRRLGLDIRRASAPDWAPHHAEAVLPGGVRLEIDTVAGARRWNPGGRPTPGGGNLLFFRVRSRRAVDDLFASLTGAGYRAQKEPEDGFWGARYAILEDPDGNPVGIMSPVDPALRRPPPPAPPTG is encoded by the coding sequence ATGGAGTCGGCAGAAAGCCCGCTGCTTAGCCAGATCAACCTGATCGTCCGGGAGATGGACGCCTCTATTGCCTTCTACCGGCGGCTGGGGCTGGACATCCGGAGGGCGAGCGCGCCCGATTGGGCACCTCACCATGCCGAGGCCGTTCTGCCGGGCGGGGTGCGGCTCGAGATCGACACCGTCGCCGGAGCGCGCCGGTGGAATCCCGGCGGGCGGCCGACGCCCGGCGGAGGGAACCTCCTCTTCTTCCGCGTTCGGTCCCGCAGGGCCGTCGACGACCTCTTTGCTTCCCTGACCGGGGCGGGCTACCGGGCGCAGAAGGAGCCCGAAGACGGATTCTGGGGAGCCCGCTACGCGATCCTCGAGGACCCCGACGGCAACCCGGTCGGCATCATGAGCCCGGTCGATCCCGCCCTTCGGCGGCCGCCCCCTCCCGCCCCGCCGACCGGTTAG
- a CDS encoding cytochrome ubiquinol oxidase subunit I has translation MVGLGTVFVAVMLAAGIALAAGRLGESRWLLWTLLLCAPFPYIATTAGWITAEAGHQPWLVYSLFRTAHGASPGVNAGNALFTFLGFLGLYLFLGLLFAFLIGKRIVEGPPDRSA, from the coding sequence ATGGTCGGGCTCGGGACGGTCTTTGTCGCCGTCATGCTCGCGGCCGGAATCGCGCTGGCGGCGGGGCGGCTTGGAGAGAGCCGCTGGCTTTTGTGGACGCTCCTGCTTTGCGCCCCCTTTCCCTATATCGCCACGACGGCCGGCTGGATCACCGCCGAGGCGGGGCACCAGCCCTGGCTCGTCTACTCCCTCTTCCGGACGGCGCACGGCGCCTCCCCGGGGGTCAACGCGGGAAACGCCCTCTTTACCTTTTTGGGGTTCCTCGGGCTCTATCTTTTCCTGGGACTCCTCTTCGCCTTCCTGATCGGGAAGCGGATCGTCGAGGGACCGCCGGACCGATCGGCATAG
- a CDS encoding cupin domain-containing protein, whose amino-acid sequence MNAQETQEPLSEERLETDSLLLEYSRAADPIGSGATPNVPVKQFLPEAYFLGKTGLASLDLSGELGVSYPATSPSLLAGFAEIRGGERLATSPEATSQLFYVIDGSGATETERGSLPWRKGDIFVLPSAPAVHRAESDARLYVVDDSPLLAYLGVTRSKSRFAPLRFRAEAIRQALAEAEADPEAARRSRVSVLLANRRFPQTLTVTHSLWAMFGIIRPGTRQKPHRHQSVALDFVVEGRPGVYTRVGRELQADGSIRDPVRVDWVSHSAFVTPPGYWHEHGNASDGPAYILPIQDAGLHTYLRTLDIRFS is encoded by the coding sequence ATGAACGCCCAAGAGACGCAGGAACCGCTCTCCGAGGAGAGGCTCGAAACGGATTCGCTTCTTCTCGAGTACAGCCGGGCGGCCGATCCGATCGGCTCGGGCGCGACGCCGAACGTTCCGGTGAAGCAGTTTCTTCCCGAGGCCTACTTCCTCGGAAAGACCGGTCTGGCTTCCTTGGATCTTTCCGGCGAGCTCGGGGTTTCCTATCCGGCGACAAGCCCGAGCCTGCTCGCGGGCTTTGCCGAGATTCGCGGCGGGGAGCGGCTGGCGACCTCCCCCGAGGCCACCAGCCAGCTCTTCTATGTCATCGACGGCTCGGGAGCCACCGAAACCGAGCGGGGAAGCCTTCCCTGGAGGAAGGGGGATATCTTCGTCCTTCCGAGCGCTCCGGCCGTCCATCGCGCGGAGAGCGACGCCCGCTTGTATGTCGTCGACGACAGCCCGCTGCTAGCCTACTTGGGCGTGACCCGGAGCAAAAGCCGCTTCGCTCCCCTCCGCTTCCGCGCCGAAGCGATCCGCCAGGCGCTGGCCGAGGCGGAGGCCGACCCCGAAGCGGCGCGGAGGAGCCGGGTGAGCGTGCTCCTGGCCAACCGGCGGTTCCCGCAGACCCTCACCGTGACGCACTCGTTGTGGGCCATGTTCGGGATCATCCGGCCCGGGACGCGGCAGAAGCCCCACCGCCACCAGTCGGTGGCGCTCGACTTCGTGGTCGAGGGGAGGCCGGGAGTCTACACCCGCGTCGGCCGCGAGCTCCAAGCCGACGGATCGATCCGCGACCCGGTCCGCGTCGACTGGGTGAGCCACTCCGCCTTCGTGACCCCTCCGGGCTACTGGCATGAGCATGGGAACGCGTCGGATGGGCCCGCCTACATCCTGCCCATCCAGGATGCGGGACTTCACACCTACCTCCGGACGCTCGACATCCGGTTTAGCTGA
- a CDS encoding FtsK/SpoIIIE domain-containing protein: MNPFSAQRIRDPWEDEPAVADLNDRPLEALLSFFEQLERQGRLEHALVVLSPEPGYGKTHLLGRLFRKLQGRATRIYLQPFEAVDRCWERILGQILRELDRSDAPAPDPGRTQLAQLAALAIGHLTADLFDRGLVSEAELPCRWRNGSDELRRLLRADPLSLWEGPDAASWIEWIRRPTTFTCLDQCLWSRRIELGSVCNPHSWLKVLLGYLAHRLDPDRRRLCLDWMRATSLDPEEAAFLGLPRADIPAADSDPEDANELAKERILDFCRLARFARPFLFCFDQTEAFAQDSRWAARFGYVVATLVDRAPNQMLVVTANLEPWEKRILPAIEEAYRDRMRYKDPALHLSGLNESQARLLAESRLRRAGVEPEKAKGFLSGAWLPDFFRSAKTRGVRRFLMQAEEQWERRVNRSRPEPTSLRQCYEEILTRMRQGPPPFAPDTLQWLLREAGRSLPGWEPEEPYLGRKKHLLLRWLGNGWSVGFGREASSNWKRWEAIAREAVEEAKRPRGCRRSIFLRSWDDPPIPGPRWKAAEAIREACGGPLRILVLDPETWIPLAALYELHAKVLEGDLEFPREEALAFARERLRPWAEQLVRETPAQPTDTRESRLTVGELVKLCLQNDSPPPAEPVELGTVFHRIVAAFAGELLRTPHSRRTPEEYGKALQDLAEPEIAARRARGATGEAERLAAALRAFHENLERIAASGPVSSWADLFEGSELPVAGVFAGEGGRAVRIEGRVDALRRHPTEGRQLVDYKLSEPSDAPQDLLQLAIYAELLRRDPTASPVSGVLEYYGPSLTARTVSEGELRAIFSRQIRPVLEERILRQSASGPESPLEPGTGSEDPRIRETARKLEEFFASHGFPLRSAGAVRSHQLLRFRFRFPQGMRIERVLSLAPTLRVHLGLDCEPSILGIPGFIAVDLPNPEPFWLPWEEAYRGMPAGLTLPLLVGEAVEGQILARDLADANYPHVLVAGTSGSGKSMLLISILATLCRALSPEHLELLLIDPKILTFGPWKEIPQLRGRGLLTEPEEALAALEESVEEMGRRYRILAREGFDSLSRRIAAGKTEIPYRVIFFDEFADWLLGDRQTRRRFERSIERLAQKGRAAGIHLILATQRPERRVVTGLIHANLPVHLCLRVSSAIDSRMVLGESGAEKLLGKGDLLGNLGPGGALLRAQAPFRAGPLPAA, encoded by the coding sequence ATGAACCCCTTTTCGGCGCAACGGATCCGTGACCCTTGGGAAGATGAGCCGGCCGTTGCCGACCTCAACGACCGTCCGCTCGAGGCCCTCCTCTCCTTTTTCGAGCAGCTGGAGCGGCAGGGCCGCTTGGAACATGCCCTTGTCGTTCTCTCTCCGGAACCCGGCTACGGGAAAACCCACCTGCTTGGCCGCCTCTTCCGGAAGCTCCAAGGAAGAGCGACCCGGATCTATCTCCAGCCCTTCGAGGCGGTCGACCGGTGCTGGGAACGGATCCTCGGCCAGATCCTCCGCGAACTGGATCGGAGCGATGCGCCCGCGCCCGACCCCGGCCGGACCCAGCTCGCCCAGCTTGCGGCGCTGGCCATCGGCCACTTGACCGCCGACCTCTTCGACCGGGGCCTTGTGTCGGAAGCCGAGCTTCCCTGCCGATGGCGGAACGGTTCGGACGAACTGCGGCGGCTGCTCCGCGCCGACCCCCTCAGCCTTTGGGAGGGGCCGGATGCGGCCTCCTGGATCGAATGGATCCGCCGGCCGACGACCTTCACCTGCCTCGACCAATGTCTGTGGAGCCGCCGTATCGAGCTCGGCTCGGTTTGCAATCCTCACTCCTGGCTCAAGGTGCTCCTGGGCTATCTCGCCCACCGGCTCGATCCCGATCGGCGACGCCTCTGCCTCGACTGGATGCGGGCGACGAGCCTCGATCCGGAAGAGGCGGCGTTTCTCGGACTTCCCCGAGCCGACATCCCCGCCGCGGACAGCGATCCCGAAGACGCCAACGAGCTCGCCAAGGAGCGGATCCTCGACTTCTGCCGGCTCGCCCGCTTCGCGCGTCCCTTTCTCTTTTGCTTCGACCAGACGGAGGCTTTCGCCCAGGACTCCCGGTGGGCCGCGCGATTCGGCTATGTCGTGGCCACGCTTGTCGACCGCGCGCCCAACCAGATGCTAGTGGTCACCGCCAATCTCGAGCCGTGGGAGAAGCGGATCCTGCCGGCGATCGAAGAAGCGTACCGCGACCGGATGCGCTACAAGGATCCCGCCCTCCACCTTTCGGGATTGAACGAGAGCCAGGCACGCCTCCTCGCGGAAAGCCGGCTCCGCCGCGCAGGGGTCGAGCCGGAAAAGGCGAAAGGCTTTCTTTCCGGTGCTTGGCTTCCGGACTTCTTCCGCTCGGCCAAGACTCGGGGCGTCCGCCGTTTCCTCATGCAAGCCGAAGAGCAGTGGGAGCGGCGCGTCAACCGATCGCGGCCCGAGCCGACCTCCCTCCGGCAATGCTACGAAGAAATCCTTACCCGCATGCGCCAGGGGCCGCCCCCGTTCGCTCCCGACACGCTCCAGTGGCTCCTGCGGGAAGCGGGGCGCTCCCTTCCGGGTTGGGAGCCCGAAGAGCCCTACCTCGGGCGCAAGAAGCATCTTTTGCTCCGGTGGCTGGGAAACGGCTGGAGCGTCGGCTTCGGCCGGGAGGCGAGCTCGAATTGGAAGCGGTGGGAGGCGATCGCCCGGGAAGCGGTCGAAGAAGCCAAGCGACCCCGCGGCTGCCGCCGCTCGATCTTCCTCCGGTCCTGGGACGACCCCCCGATCCCGGGCCCTCGATGGAAGGCGGCGGAGGCGATCCGGGAGGCTTGCGGCGGTCCGCTGCGCATCCTCGTCCTCGACCCGGAAACCTGGATCCCGCTGGCCGCCCTCTACGAGCTCCACGCAAAGGTGCTCGAGGGAGATCTCGAGTTCCCCCGGGAGGAGGCGCTCGCCTTCGCCCGGGAGCGGCTGCGGCCGTGGGCGGAGCAGCTGGTCCGGGAAACGCCCGCACAGCCCACGGACACGCGCGAATCGCGCCTCACCGTCGGCGAGCTCGTGAAATTATGCCTCCAAAACGACTCCCCTCCTCCTGCCGAGCCCGTCGAGCTCGGCACGGTCTTCCACCGGATCGTCGCGGCATTTGCCGGGGAGCTCCTCCGGACGCCGCACAGCCGCCGGACCCCGGAGGAGTATGGGAAGGCGCTGCAGGATCTGGCCGAGCCCGAGATCGCGGCGCGGCGGGCCCGGGGCGCGACCGGGGAGGCCGAACGGCTCGCGGCGGCGCTGCGCGCCTTCCACGAAAACCTCGAGAGGATCGCCGCCTCGGGCCCGGTCTCCTCCTGGGCCGATCTCTTCGAGGGGAGTGAACTCCCGGTCGCCGGCGTCTTTGCTGGCGAGGGAGGCCGCGCCGTTCGGATCGAAGGGCGCGTGGACGCCCTGCGCCGTCATCCGACGGAGGGGCGGCAGCTGGTCGACTACAAGCTTTCCGAGCCTTCCGATGCGCCGCAGGACCTCCTGCAGCTGGCGATCTACGCCGAGCTGCTCCGCCGGGATCCGACGGCCTCCCCCGTTTCCGGGGTCCTGGAATACTACGGCCCTTCCCTGACCGCGCGCACGGTCTCGGAAGGGGAGCTCCGGGCGATCTTCTCGCGCCAGATCCGTCCGGTGCTCGAAGAAAGAATCCTCCGGCAAAGCGCAAGCGGTCCGGAGAGTCCTCTGGAGCCCGGAACCGGCTCGGAGGATCCCCGGATCCGGGAGACGGCGCGCAAGCTCGAAGAGTTCTTCGCCTCCCACGGCTTCCCGCTCCGATCCGCGGGTGCGGTGCGCTCCCACCAGCTGCTTCGCTTCCGCTTCCGGTTTCCGCAGGGGATGCGGATCGAAAGGGTCCTCTCGCTCGCCCCGACCCTCCGCGTCCACCTCGGCCTCGACTGCGAGCCCTCGATCCTCGGGATCCCGGGCTTTATCGCCGTCGACCTCCCCAACCCGGAGCCGTTTTGGCTTCCGTGGGAAGAGGCCTACCGGGGCATGCCCGCAGGGCTGACGCTGCCCCTGCTGGTCGGAGAGGCCGTGGAGGGACAGATCCTGGCCCGGGACCTGGCCGATGCCAACTATCCCCACGTGCTCGTCGCGGGGACCTCCGGGAGCGGGAAGAGCATGCTGCTGATCTCCATCCTGGCGACGCTCTGCCGCGCCCTCTCCCCGGAGCACCTCGAGCTGCTCCTCATCGATCCGAAGATTCTCACCTTCGGGCCCTGGAAGGAGATCCCGCAGCTGCGCGGCCGGGGGCTGCTCACCGAGCCGGAAGAAGCGCTGGCGGCCCTCGAGGAGAGCGTCGAAGAGATGGGGCGGCGCTACCGGATCCTCGCGCGCGAAGGTTTCGACTCCCTGAGCCGGCGGATCGCCGCCGGAAAGACCGAAATCCCCTACCGGGTGATCTTCTTCGATGAATTCGCCGACTGGCTGCTCGGGGACCGGCAGACCCGGCGCCGCTTCGAGCGGAGCATCGAGCGGCTGGCCCAGAAGGGACGGGCCGCCGGCATCCACCTCATCCTGGCCACCCAGCGGCCGGAACGGCGGGTGGTCACAGGCCTCATCCACGCCAACCTCCCCGTCCACCTCTGCCTGCGGGTCTCCAGCGCGATCGACTCCCGGATGGTGCTGGGAGAGAGCGGCGCGGAAAAGCTCTTGGGCAAAGGGGATCTTTTAGGCAACCTCGGGCCGGGAGGCGCTCTCCTCCGCGCGCAGGCCCCCTTTCGGGCAGGCCCGCTCCCGGCCGCTTAA
- the cydB gene encoding cytochrome d ubiquinol oxidase subunit II yields the protein METLWFVFLVFLVGGYVILDGFDFGTGILLPRLARTEEEKRTCYRAVGPVWDGNEVWLIAAGGLLFFAFPKAYASAASGFYLAIMIFLWLLILRGISLEIRSQLAHPLWRSFWDGVFFLASLSAALLLGGFLGNLVTGVPIDASPDWFLPLWTYFLPSSRHGIFDALTLLFSLLAAVSLGRHGAAFLLVKTDGAIRTRSRRIALRLWQGEAALLLLSVVVMVWTRHPVLARCAQRPLGIGVLALAALSFLLIPFFLRTEKGLSSSLCSSLFLLSALGATATGLYPYLLLSSVNPGQEPDRLQRGGRLAHAPHGASLVRDRRPAAPRLHLPFLLELPRQGAEPGGGILRLPPAETRRIGNPGGLPGSPSGPGSKASGAPRGGFLS from the coding sequence ATGGAGACCCTCTGGTTCGTTTTCCTGGTCTTCCTGGTGGGCGGCTACGTCATCCTCGACGGGTTTGACTTCGGCACGGGAATCCTCCTTCCCCGGCTGGCGCGGACGGAGGAAGAGAAGCGGACCTGCTATCGGGCCGTCGGCCCGGTTTGGGACGGCAACGAGGTCTGGCTGATCGCGGCCGGCGGCCTTCTCTTCTTCGCCTTTCCGAAGGCCTACGCCTCGGCCGCCAGCGGCTTTTACCTGGCGATCATGATCTTCCTCTGGCTGCTGATCCTGCGGGGGATCTCGCTCGAGATCCGCTCCCAGCTCGCCCATCCGCTCTGGCGGAGCTTTTGGGACGGGGTCTTCTTCCTGGCCAGCCTGTCGGCCGCGCTCCTTCTCGGCGGCTTTCTCGGAAACCTGGTGACAGGCGTTCCGATCGACGCGAGCCCGGACTGGTTCCTCCCGCTGTGGACCTACTTCCTCCCCTCCTCCCGCCACGGGATCTTCGACGCGCTCACCCTCCTCTTCAGCCTGCTGGCCGCGGTGAGCCTCGGCCGGCACGGAGCCGCCTTCCTGCTCGTGAAAACCGACGGCGCGATCCGGACGAGGAGCCGGCGGATCGCGCTCCGGCTCTGGCAAGGGGAGGCCGCCCTCCTCCTCCTCTCGGTGGTCGTCATGGTTTGGACCCGCCACCCGGTCCTCGCCCGCTGCGCGCAGCGGCCGCTCGGGATCGGCGTTCTCGCGTTGGCCGCGCTCTCCTTCCTCCTGATCCCCTTCTTTCTCCGGACCGAAAAGGGGCTCTCCTCCTCCCTCTGCTCCTCGCTCTTCCTGCTTTCCGCCCTCGGAGCGACCGCAACCGGCCTCTATCCCTACCTCTTGCTCTCTTCCGTGAACCCGGGACAAGAGCCTGACCGTCTTCAACGCGGCGGCCGGCTCGCCCACGCTCCGCATGGGGCTTCTCTGGTTCGGGATCGGCGCCCTGCTGCTCCTCGCCTACACCTCCCTTTCCTATTGGAGCTTCCGCGGCAAGGTGCGGAGCCAGGCGGAGGGATATTGAGGCTGCCGCCCGCCGAAACACGCCGGATCGGAAATCCGGGAGGACTTCCCGGATCGCCCTCCGGGCCCGGCAGCAAGGCTTCCGGAGCTCCCCGCGGAGGCTTCCTTTCTTGA